Proteins encoded by one window of Burkholderia plantarii:
- the guaB gene encoding IMP dehydrogenase: MRLIQKALTFDDVLLVPAFSDVLPRDTSLKTQLTRNIALNMPLVSAAMDTVTEGRLAIAMAQQGGVGIVHKNLTPAEQAREVAKVKRFESGVVRDPITVPPTMKVRDVIALSRQHGISGFPVVEGAQLVGIVTNRDLRFESRLDDVVQSIMTPRERLVTVKEGTPLAEAKALMHSHRLERVLVVNDAFELRGLMTVKDITKQTEHPDACKDEHGKLRVGAAVGVGADNEERVELLVQAGVDVIVVDTAHGHSKGVLERVRWVKQNFPRVEVIGGNIATAAAAKALVEYGADAVKVGIGPGSICTTRIVAGVGVPQISAIANVSEALRGTGVPCIADGGVRFSGDVSKALAAGANAVMMGSMLAGTEEAPGDVFLYQGRQYKSYRGMGSVGAMKDGAADRYFQDNSANIDKLVPEGIEGRVAYKGSVNAILFQLVGGVRASMGYCGCRTIGELHEKAEFVQITAAGMRESHVHDVQITKEAPNYHVD, translated from the coding sequence CCGGCGTTCTCCGACGTCCTGCCGCGCGACACCAGCCTCAAGACCCAACTCACCCGCAACATCGCCCTGAACATGCCGCTCGTGTCCGCCGCCATGGACACGGTGACGGAAGGCCGTCTCGCGATCGCGATGGCGCAGCAGGGTGGCGTGGGGATCGTCCACAAGAACCTGACGCCCGCCGAGCAGGCGCGCGAGGTCGCGAAGGTCAAGCGCTTCGAATCGGGTGTGGTGCGCGACCCGATCACGGTGCCGCCGACGATGAAGGTGCGCGACGTGATCGCGCTGTCGCGCCAGCATGGCATTTCCGGGTTCCCGGTCGTCGAGGGCGCGCAGCTGGTCGGCATCGTGACGAACCGCGACTTGCGCTTCGAAAGCCGCCTCGACGACGTGGTGCAGTCGATCATGACGCCGCGCGAGCGCCTCGTGACGGTCAAGGAAGGCACGCCGCTCGCCGAGGCCAAGGCGCTGATGCACAGCCACCGCCTCGAGCGCGTGCTGGTGGTGAACGACGCGTTCGAGCTGCGCGGCCTGATGACGGTGAAGGACATCACCAAGCAGACCGAGCACCCGGACGCCTGCAAGGACGAGCATGGCAAGCTGCGCGTGGGCGCGGCCGTGGGCGTGGGCGCCGACAACGAGGAGCGCGTCGAGCTGCTGGTGCAGGCCGGCGTCGACGTGATCGTCGTCGATACCGCGCACGGCCACAGCAAGGGCGTGCTCGAGCGCGTGCGCTGGGTCAAGCAGAACTTCCCGCGGGTCGAGGTGATCGGCGGCAACATCGCCACCGCCGCCGCCGCGAAGGCGCTGGTCGAGTACGGCGCGGACGCCGTCAAGGTCGGCATCGGCCCGGGTTCGATCTGCACGACGCGGATCGTGGCCGGCGTGGGCGTGCCGCAGATCAGCGCGATCGCCAACGTGTCCGAGGCGCTGCGCGGCACCGGCGTGCCCTGCATCGCCGACGGCGGCGTGCGCTTCTCGGGCGACGTGTCGAAGGCGCTGGCCGCCGGCGCGAATGCCGTGATGATGGGCAGCATGCTGGCCGGCACCGAGGAAGCGCCGGGCGACGTGTTCCTGTACCAGGGCCGCCAGTACAAGTCGTACCGCGGCATGGGTTCGGTGGGCGCGATGAAGGACGGCGCCGCCGACCGCTACTTCCAGGACAACTCCGCGAACATCGACAAGCTCGTGCCGGAAGGGATCGAAGGGCGCGTCGCGTACAAGGGTTCGGTCAACGCGATCCTGTTCCAGCTCGTCGGCGGCGTGCGCGCGAGCATGGGCTACTGCGGCTGCCGCACCATCGGGGAGCTGCACGAGAAGGCCGAGTTCGTCCAGATCACCGCGGCCGGCATGCGCGAATCGCACGTTCACGACGTGCAGATCACCAAGGAAGCTCCCAACTACCACGTGGACTGA